The DNA window ACGCCGCCTGGTGGTTGGCGTTCCCGCTGGCCTACCTCGGCTTCGCGCTGGTACGCGGGCTCGTCGTGCACAGCTACCCGTACCCGTTCCTCGACGCCGGGCAGCTCGGCTACGACGGCGTCGGCCTCAGCGCGGTCGCCTTCGCCGTCGTGTTCTGGCTGCTTGGCCTGCTCTTCGTGGGCGTAGACCGGCTGCTCGCCCGCGCCGCCCCCGCTCCCGCTCCGGTCGCCCGTGAGGAGGGGCACCCGGTCAACGCCTCCGGCGGAGAAGCGGTCCCCTCCTGACCGGGTGAGCGGACCGGTCAGGCGGCGCGGCGGACATCGCCCGCCTGGCCGACGCGCATCCGCCGGCCGCCGTCCCGGTCCCGGCCGTACGCGTCGGTGCGCCCCCACCGGCCCGGCACGTCGAGCAGCTCGATCCGGCCGTAACCGGCGGGGATCGCGGGGTCGACCAGCAGGTTGTCGGCGCACGGGCGCAGCCCCAGCATGGTCGCGAGCAGCATCAGCAGGCCGCCGGAGGCCCACGACTGCGGCCGGCCCGCCGCCGGCAGCTGCACCGGGTACTTCGTGAGCCGGCGCGGGTAGCCGGCGATCACCTCCGGCACCGACCCGCCGAGCGTCTCCGCCACGGCGAGCACGCCGGCGGCGACCCGGGCCGCCTCGTCGTCGTAACCGTAGCGACGCAGGCCGGCGGCGACGAGCGCGTTGTCCGACGGCCAGACCGCGCCGAGGTGCGCGCCGACCGGGTTGTACGGCCGTTGCCCGTCGGCGTACGTGCGGACCCCCAGCCGGTGAACAGGGCCGGCCCACAGAGGTGCGCGGCCAGCGAGTCGGCCCGCTCCGGTTCGACGATGCCGCTCCAGAGCAGATGCCCGAGGCCCGAGGTGAGCGCGTCGACCGGTGTGCCGTCGGGGGTGATGGCCAGCGCGTAGTAGCCCCGCTGCGGCAGCCAGAAGTCCTGGTTGAACCGTTCCCGCAGGCGCGCCGCGTCGGCCTCCAGCCGCGCGGCGTACTCCGGGTCGCCCCAGAACTCGCGGGCCAGCCGGGCGCCCCGGATCCGCGCGTCGTACGCGTACCCCTGGAGTTCGCAGGTGGCCCGCGGGTAGGGCGGCACCACGCCGTGCCGGTCGACGATCGCCTCCGGCGAGTTGCGCCAGGTCTGGTTGGCCACCCCGTTGGTGGTGTTGCGGGGCTGGTAGCGCAGGTAGCCGTCGCCGTACGGGTCGCCGTACCCGGTCAGCCAGTCCAACGCCATCCGGGCCGGGTGACGCAACTCCCGGACCAGGTCGGCGTCGCCGGTCCAGCGTTCGTACTCGTCGAGCAGGACCACGAACAGCGGGGTGGTGTCGGCCGCACCGTAGTAGAGCGCGGTGGGCTCGTCGTCGAACGCCGCCGCCTCGCCGTACCGCAGCTCGCTGAGGATCTTGCCGGGTTCCTCGTCGTGGTAGTCGTCGAGCTGGCCGCCCTGTGCCAGCGCGAGCATCCGCAGCGTCGCCGGGGCAGCGACTGCAACCGCTCGCCGTCGACCGTGAGCACCCAGTGGGACAGGAACCGGGTGTCGAAGGAGAACAGGCCGATCGGGGCGCACGGGTGCGCCTCCAGGTCACCCTGCGCGTCGCCCATCGCGAACGCGTTGCCGGCGAGGACGGAGACCAGTTCCTGTCTCATCGGGCCACCGGCCGGTAGGGGAAGCCGGCCACGTCCCGGGGGTGCCGGGCGCCGGGCGGGCCGGGGAAGAGCCGGCGCAGCGTCATCAGCAGCCGCAGGTTGCCCTGCCCGGAGAGGTCGTTGCGCAGCAGCGCCGCGGCCAGGTGCAGGCGTCCGGCGGCGATCCGGTCGAACACCTCCCGGTCGGCGCGCACCACCAGGTCCGCCTCCTCGGCCGAGCGCTCGACCCGGACGTCCTGGCGGTCGATGGTCAGGTACCAGTGCTCGGTCCGGCCTCCTTCCCGCATGTCCAGGCGGACCGTGCCGGACGTGGTCTCCGGCAGCTCGGGGTGCCGGCCGGCCGCCGCCCGGGCCAGGTGCTCCGCGGCCGAGGTGCTCATCGTGCCTCCCGTGTCCGGTGGTGGCGGCCCGGCGTGCGCGGCGTCGCCCGTGCCGCAGCGTTCCCGCCGCCCGGGTGAGACCAACTCACCCGCTCCGGGTGAGACGGGCCGGGGCGCCGGGTACTGCGACGGGCATGTCGACGGACGGGGACGCCACCGCGGAACGGGTGCTGCTGGCGCTGCTGACCATGCAGCGGGAGTCCTGGGAGCAGGGCCTCACCGGGCAGGCGTTGCTGGATCTCGGCCGGCCGGACGCGGCGCTGCTGGTCGCCGACGCCGCGGTGACCCGGCAACGGCCCGACGGCCGCCTCGGCGAGCTGGCCGGCTCGATCGGCGCGGTCAACGGCGCCGCCTGCGGCGAGGTGGTCCGGCACGCGGCGACCACCACCGGCGAGCCGAGGTACGCCGCCGCGCTCGCCGCGCAGCTCGACTGGCTGACCCGCCGGGCGCCCCGGGCCACCGACGGCACCCTGTTCCACCTGCTCGACAGCCGTCAGGTGTGGGCCGACACGGTCTACATGGTGGTGCCGCTGCTCGCGTTGACCGGCCGGACGGAGCTGGCCGCCGCCCAG is part of the Micromonospora sp. WMMD980 genome and encodes:
- a CDS encoding SCP2 sterol-binding domain-containing protein; the encoded protein is MSTSAAEHLARAAAGRHPELPETTSGTVRLDMREGGRTEHWYLTIDRQDVRVERSAEEADLVVRADREVFDRIAAGRLHLAAALLRNDLSGQGNLRLLMTLRRLFPGPPGARHPRDVAGFPYRPVAR